The Daucus carota subsp. sativus chromosome 2, DH1 v3.0, whole genome shotgun sequence genome includes a window with the following:
- the LOC108208320 gene encoding LOW QUALITY PROTEIN: abrin-b (The sequence of the model RefSeq protein was modified relative to this genomic sequence to represent the inferred CDS: substituted 1 base at 1 genomic stop codon) gives MAISIIVSRLLFSAVTAACLASSICSARDKVLLMPPEKIEEKFTFYPILPFDTAQATLKRYTRFINNVREEIVSGDTVHGIPRLYNPVKLEESDRYLQVALFNSDEQRISLAIDKSDVYIVGYRTEYEACFFSDTDGADTSSLFPGITRHQLPFKNGYSGMEEIAGSRRDISLGMSELDECIKHLHDLTDNSSLARCMLITIQMVAEAVRYRSQQGGSWRCSYLPTPTMITLEENWKELSTKIQESVGGVIYPPLVLSDASNQDVTITSISPTLGRNIAVILFVCDSCTNIAEPTVHIIGRNGLCADVPFGFYYDGLPVIMRPCKSTDNANXLWTLKKDATIRSQGKCLTVSGLGNYATIHDCIIKSEYYGNKWEIEDNGNIVNKESNLALNAGSGYSWSYLNVEQKSYSSSQGWSLSNSTKPIVTPIIGYKSMCLQASHYNGVHLSRCRDQSVQQWAIYPDGTVRPSMSTANCLVSKYFPNGKIAVQDVCDGGNGERWLFNHDRSVSDVSNKYVLEVRKDQRIAVVERSADTPTTRQIFDIKFV, from the exons ATGGCGATTTCGATTATCGTATCAAGGCTATTGTTTTCGGCAGTTACGGCGGCATGTCTCGCAAGTAGCATTTGCAGTGCTCGAGATAAGGTGCTGCTCATGCCACCAGAAAAAATAGAAGAAAAGTTCACATTTTACCCGATACTCCCATTCGATACGGCTCAGGCCACACTAAAAAGGTACACGAGATTCATTAACAATGTGCGAGAGGAAATTGTAAGCGGAGACACGGTCCATGGCATACCCAGACTCTACAATCCCGTCAAATTGGAAGAATCTGATCGGTATCTTCAGGTGGCGCTCTTTAATTCTGATGAGCAGCGCATCAGTCTGGCAATAGATAAATCTGATGTTTATATTGTCGGTTACCGAACTGAATATGAGGCTTGCTTCTTTTCGGATACTGATGGCGCAGACACATCGAGCCTGTTTCCAGGCATTACGCGTCACCAGCTTCCATTCAAAAATGGATACTCGGGTATGGAGGAAATAGCAGGGTCCAGGAGGGATATTAGTTTGGGGATGTCTGAATTGGATGAATGCATCAAGCATTTGCACGATCTTACGGATAACTCCTCTTTGGCTCGGTGCATGCTAATTACCATTCAAATGGTTGCAGAGGCTGTCCGCTACAG gagccaacaaggaggctcttggagatgctcttacctaCCAACTCCCACCATGATCACCTTGGAAGAAAACTGGAAAGAACTGTCCACCAAAATTCAAGAATCAGTTGGCGGTGTAATTTACCCTCCATTGGTGTTATCGGATGCGTCAAACCAGGACGTGACCATAACCTCAATCAGTCCAACTTTAGGCCGAAATATTGCCGTCATTCTTTTCGTATGCGATTCTTGTACCAACATCGCAGAACCTACTGTGCATATTATTGGCCGCAACGGTCTATGCGCTGATGTGCCATTTGGGTTTTACTACGATGGATTACCGGTTATCATGAGGCCATGTAAGTCTACCGATAATGCCAATTAACTATGGACTCTGAAAAAAGACGCCACAATTCGATCCCAAGGAAAGTGCTTGACAGTATCCGGTCTTGGAAATTATGCGACGATTCATGATTGCATCATCAAGTCCGAGTATTACGGTAACAAGTGGGAGATAGAGGACAACGGGAATATCGTAAATAAAGAGTCTAATTTAGCTTTGAATGCAGGCTCAGGGTATAGTTGGAGTTATTTGAATGTTGAACAAAAATCATACTCATCAAGCCAAGGTTGGAGTTTAAGTAACAGCACAAAACCAATAGTGACCCCTATTATAGGCTACAAGAGTATGTGTTTGCAAGCATCACACTATAATGGTGTTCATTTGAGCCGCTGCAGAGACCAAAGTGTTCAACAATGGGCCATTTATCCTGATGGTACAGTGAGGCCAAGTATGTCGACTGCAAACTGCCTCGTATCAAAATACTTTCCGAATGGTAAAATTGCGGTTCAAGATGTGTGCGATGGAGGGAATGGTGAACGATGGTTATTCAATCATGATCGCAGTGTTTCTGATGTGTCCAATAAATATGTTCTGGAAGTAAGAAAAGATCAGAGAATAGCAGTTGTGGAACGCTCTGCAGATACACCTACCACTAGACAGATCTTCGACATAAAGTTTGTGTGA